From the genome of Candidatus Woesearchaeota archaeon:
TTTAGCATCTTCGGCCTTCCCGCCTTCCTCATTATCGAAGAAAAAATCATACACCACCTCAAAAAACGCCTACGCTTCGGCATCGAAGGAGAACTCGTCCTCTACGAAAAAGGAGAAGCCCACCCCGACACGCACGAAGAAGTCAAACCCTCACCAGAAGAACTCAAAACCCTCTTTGAACGCTACAAAGTTTGCAAGCCAAAACAAACAACAAGAAACAAACAAAGAACCTCCAAGAACAACTAAGAAGCAAAAAAGCAAAAACACAACAACCATGCACGTCCTAGAAAAAATCGGAAAAAAACTCGGAGACTGGCAAACAAAACAGCCAGGAATCTTCCTCGTCATTCTCGCAGTGACACTCCTCCTCACCCTCCCCGGCATTCCCCTCCTCATCACTAACGTCGAACCCTCGCTTGAGAAAGTCCTCCCCCAAGAGGTCCAGGAAGTCCAGCGCATGAACGAGATGCGTGCCCAATTCGGCGCGGATATGATGTATCTTCTCGTCAAAGCAGACACGCCAACGGCAACGACCATCGCCTCTCCCGACGTCATCACGTTCATCGACATCGTGAGCAACACGCTCAGAACAAATGAGCGCATACTTGAAGTGCGGTCAATCGCGGACGTCATGAAACGAGCAAATGGAGGCCGCATTCCAGAATCACAGGAACGCATAGAAACACTCCTCCGAGAAAATCCCCAAACAAGCATCTACCTCAACAACAACCGAGACCTCGCCCTTATCCACATCAGGTCAGACACTGGCGCAGAAGCAAGCGTCATTCGCACTGTGTACAACCAAATCACCAACGACCTCGCCTCACTCGAAAACCAAAACCCAGGCGTCACAATCAGCATCACCGGCTTTAACACCATCGACAAAGCAACCTTTGAAACCATCATCAACGACTTCATCATCATCACCCTCTTCAGCTTCCTCTTCATGCTCACCTTCCTCATTTTCTACTTCAAATCATTCAAAAACGTCGCTTCAAGCATCAGCGTCATTATGATAAGCCTCATCGTCACACTCGGCCTCACCGGCTATCTTGGCATCACCATCACCGTTGTTACCATGGTGGCAGCGGCGATGATTATGGCACTTGGCATCAGCTACGGCATCAACGTAACCTACGAGTTCAACCTGATAAAAGAACAACACCACCCAAAAAAAGCAATCGCGGTCCTCAACACACACATCATTCGCGCCCTCGTTGGCAGCTCGTTTACCACGAGCGCAGGATTTCTTGCGCTCCTCGCCGGCGTCATGCCAGCCATGAAGAACCTCGGCATTGTGCTTGCAATGGGCATTCTCATCACCCTCCTCGTCAGTATCATCTTCCTCCCCGTCATACTCTATCTCTTCAACAAAAAAAGCGAAAGAACATACCGCAATGCAAAGAAAAAAACGCGAAAAACAAACTAGAACATAAAACACTCGGAGGTGCATTATGCAACAAAAAAAACAACACACTACAATACACCAGAACAAGCTTGCCTACGCAGCCGTGGCTTTTCTCGCCATCGTAATAGCCACGCTCCCCATCGCCAAGGCAGAGCTTGAACTTCGGGACATCCAATTCGATCCAGCAATTATTGCGAGCGGCGACGAAGTAGACGTCGTCATTCAATACGCAGAAACCAGCATTGGCGTTTCAGACGACAGACTAGCGAACCCTGCCTTTACGTTCAAAGTACTCCTGCAGCCTTTCGACTCTATCACCAGAAAATACGTCACCATCCAAGACGCAGAAGGACAGTTCCTTTACGGAAGCACGGTCTTCAACGGCGCAACGTATGTCAGAAAATTCCGTGTCAAAGTCAAACCAGACGCCCCTGCGGGAACGTACAAATTCCGTCTCGTTGGGCAATGGTACAAAAACGGAGAACCCATTGAATCCCCTCGATTCAGCATCTTCTCCATGACCGTCAAGAAAGAAGGCATCATTATTGGCGTCGCAGACCTCCAAACCGAGCCTTCAGAAGTACGACCGGGCGATAACTACGTCAAAGTCACCACGCAAATTGAAAACAGCGGCGAAAAAGACGCGAAGAATGTGGCAGTGACGCTTATCTCGCCAGAAGGTATTGATCCGAGCTACGCCAACAACAACAGAGTCTGGATTGGCAGGCTCAATGCAGGCGCATCCACTCAAGCAACGTTCTACCTTGACGTCGATGAAGACTACGCCCCAGGAGCTGTCAACCTCACCTTCCACTTCACCTACCAGGACACTGACGACAACAGATACGAAACAGAAAGAACGCTGCCGTTCCTCATAAAAGAGCGGCCAAACATCGTCGTCACCGAAAGTACCGGGGAAGGCCTCGCAGGGCGTGAAGGAGAACTTCGCGTCACCATTAAAAACACAGGAACAGAACGAGCAGAAGCGGTTGAAGTCCGCATCATCAAGCAAAGCACGCAGCCCTTCGACCTCGACGTGCGCAGCGATTATGTTGGCGACCTTGAACCAGGGGAAGAAGCAACAGCAATATTTCCCATCATGATACGAAGCGATGCCCAAGTGAGAAAACACGAGTTCAAGCTCCTCATCAGGGCAAAAGGGGACAGCGACGAAGGAGACGACAACATCTACACCTTTGCCAGAAGCGCAACCTTCACAGTGAGCGGGAAAGCGCCGAACACCCTGCTCAAGATAGGCATCGCCGCACTTATCATTGTGCTTGCACTCCTCGGATGGCGCGTCGCGACGAGGCGGAAGAGGCACTAAGCAAAAACACCAAACCCTATGAAGAACCAACACCTTCAAATTGCACTGGAACACTGCAAGACTGAGAAACAAGAAAAACCCGCCGGAAACACTTCGCAGAAGTATGCAAGAAGCACAGCGAGAGATGAAAAACCATAAAAATGACGTCTAACCCAAAGAGGTGAAACGAATGAAAAGTGAAAATGCGATACGGGTCATTGCAGGAGGGCTTGTCTTCACGACAGCGCTCTTAGGATACCTCCACCACAAGTACTGGCTCTTCGCGACTATGT
Proteins encoded in this window:
- a CDS encoding DUF2892 domain-containing protein, producing the protein MKSENAIRVIAGGLVFTTALLGYLHHKYWLFATMFVGLNLFQFGFTNWCLMKTILEKLGVVEA